In Porphyrobacter sp. LM 6, one DNA window encodes the following:
- a CDS encoding MerC domain-containing protein, whose amino-acid sequence MAHDALPSANRAALRRMLDHLGIGLAGLCALHCLATLVVISALGFGGHFLFDDNIHRVGLALALAVAAVAIGWGVMRHRRMLPFLVALAGLGLMAAALLIPHGTNEFLLTLVGVALVSVAHLLNLRAAR is encoded by the coding sequence ATGGCTCACGACGCACTCCCTTCCGCGAATCGCGCCGCACTGCGTCGGATGCTCGATCATCTCGGAATCGGGTTGGCTGGACTGTGCGCGCTGCATTGCCTTGCGACTCTGGTGGTGATCTCGGCGCTCGGCTTCGGCGGACACTTCCTGTTCGACGACAACATCCACCGCGTCGGTCTGGCGCTGGCCTTGGCCGTGGCGGCTGTGGCGATCGGCTGGGGCGTGATGCGCCACCGCCGGATGCTGCCCTTTCTGGTCGCGCTTGCGGGCCTGGGACTGATGGCCGCAGCGCTGCTGATCCCGCACGGCACCAACGAATTCCTGCTCACGCTTGTCGGCGTGGCGCTGGTCTCTGTCGCGCACCTGCTCAACCTGCGCGCCGCGCGCTGA
- the thiS gene encoding sulfur carrier protein ThiS: MTKSITLNGAPHRSAAATIADLVRELELTPEKVAVERNGEIVPRSTLEDAPLAEGDALEIVHFVGGGDHVRDTWTVAGRTFTSRLIVGTGKYKSFEQNAAAVEASGAEIVTVAVRRVNVSDPKAPMLTDFIDPKKITYLPNTAGCFTAEDAIRTLRLAREAGGWDLVKLEVLGEARTLYPNMVETIRATEVLAKEGFHPMVYCADDPIAAKQLEDAGAVAIMPLGAPIGSGLGIQNRVTIRLIVEGAKVPVLVDAGVGTASDAAVGMELGCDGILMNTAIAEAKDPIRMARAMKLAVEAGREAYLAGRMARRMYADPSSPLAGLI, translated from the coding sequence ATGACGAAGAGCATCACCCTGAATGGCGCGCCGCATCGCTCGGCCGCCGCCACCATCGCCGATCTGGTACGCGAGCTGGAACTGACGCCCGAGAAAGTCGCGGTCGAACGCAATGGCGAGATCGTCCCCCGCTCGACCCTGGAGGATGCACCGCTCGCCGAGGGTGACGCGCTGGAGATCGTGCACTTCGTCGGCGGGGGCGATCATGTGAGAGACACCTGGACCGTTGCCGGCCGCACTTTCACCTCGCGCCTGATCGTGGGTACCGGCAAGTACAAGAGTTTCGAGCAGAACGCCGCAGCGGTCGAGGCGAGCGGGGCGGAGATCGTCACGGTTGCGGTGCGGCGGGTCAATGTCAGCGACCCCAAGGCGCCGATGCTGACCGACTTCATCGATCCCAAGAAAATCACCTATCTCCCCAACACCGCAGGCTGCTTCACCGCCGAGGACGCGATCCGCACGCTGCGGCTGGCGCGCGAGGCGGGCGGCTGGGATCTGGTCAAGCTGGAGGTTCTAGGCGAAGCGCGCACGCTCTATCCGAACATGGTCGAAACCATCCGCGCGACCGAGGTGCTGGCCAAGGAGGGCTTTCACCCGATGGTCTACTGTGCCGACGATCCGATCGCGGCAAAGCAGCTGGAAGACGCGGGCGCGGTGGCGATCATGCCGCTGGGTGCGCCGATCGGCTCAGGGCTAGGCATCCAGAACCGCGTGACGATCCGCCTGATTGTCGAGGGCGCGAAGGTGCCGGTGCTGGTCGATGCTGGCGTGGGCACGGCCTCGGATGCGGCGGTTGGCATGGAACTGGGCTGCGACGGCATCCTGATGAACACTGCCATCGCCGAAGCGAAAGATCCGATCCGCATGGCCCGCGCGATGAAGCTCGCCGTGGAGGCGGGCCGCGAAGCCTATCTGGCGGGCCGCATGGCGCGGCGGATGTATGCCGATCCCTCGAGCCCGCTGGCGGGGTTGATCTAG
- a CDS encoding COX15/CtaA family protein, which yields MATSASVSNLFAGQPGTRARPLAIARWLEAVALLVIMIVVVGGITRLTESGLSITEWNVVSGILPPLSEAAWQAEFAKYQATAEYRIESGPAGMDLAAFKFIFFWEWFHRILGRLIGLAFLLPLIVFAVRRMIPAGYGLRLAAMFGLICGQGALGWYMVSSGVGNTDLTDVSHFRLSAHLLTALFLLAGLVWTSRDLRRLAHDPAARPAPLTAGAALVGGVLFIQLLLGAWVAGLNAGHAAYDWPLMNGQFFPEVDWSQGVIWALTHDPFLIQFMHRWWAWVAVAALVWLSRRVRKTDRFASVAVHTAFGTMVLLGIATVMSEVSLWIAAAHQLVGALTVAATVRAMHSDGVARQAPRAEA from the coding sequence ATGGCCACGTCAGCCTCCGTTTCGAACCTGTTCGCCGGACAACCCGGCACCCGCGCGCGGCCGCTGGCGATTGCCCGCTGGCTCGAAGCTGTTGCCCTTCTGGTGATCATGATCGTCGTGGTCGGCGGGATTACCCGGCTCACGGAAAGCGGCCTGTCGATCACCGAATGGAACGTCGTCAGCGGCATCCTCCCGCCGCTGAGCGAGGCGGCATGGCAGGCCGAATTCGCCAAATATCAGGCCACCGCCGAATACCGGATCGAAAGCGGCCCGGCGGGGATGGATCTGGCCGCGTTCAAGTTCATCTTCTTCTGGGAATGGTTCCACCGCATCCTTGGCCGGCTGATCGGGCTCGCTTTCCTGCTGCCGCTGATCGTGTTTGCGGTGCGCCGGATGATCCCCGCCGGATATGGTCTGCGACTGGCAGCGATGTTCGGGCTGATCTGCGGTCAGGGCGCGCTCGGTTGGTACATGGTATCGTCCGGCGTCGGGAACACCGATCTCACCGATGTAAGCCATTTCCGCCTCTCGGCCCATTTGCTCACTGCGCTGTTTCTGCTGGCAGGCCTGGTTTGGACATCCCGCGATTTGCGGCGGCTCGCGCACGATCCCGCCGCACGGCCTGCCCCGCTCACCGCCGGTGCGGCACTGGTGGGCGGGGTGCTGTTCATCCAGCTCTTGCTGGGCGCATGGGTGGCGGGGCTCAATGCCGGACACGCCGCTTATGACTGGCCGCTGATGAACGGCCAGTTCTTCCCTGAGGTCGACTGGTCGCAAGGCGTGATTTGGGCGCTGACCCATGATCCCTTCCTGATCCAGTTCATGCACCGCTGGTGGGCATGGGTCGCGGTGGCGGCGCTCGTGTGGCTGTCGCGCCGCGTGCGCAAGACCGACCGCTTCGCGAGTGTCGCCGTGCACACCGCCTTCGGCACGATGGTGCTGCTCGGCATCGCCACCGTGATGAGCGAAGTCTCGCTGTGGATCGCCGCCGCGCACCAGCTGGTCGGCGCGCTCACGGTCGCTGCGACAGTCCGCGCGATGCACAGCGACGGCG